A segment of the Acidobacteriota bacterium genome:
ACGGTGTGGCAGTTCAAGACAAGTGGTGAACGAGTCAGTTACGGAGGTTCGTGATGCAAGGCCTCGCATCAGGAGTACAAACCAAGACGTTGTTTCGGGGTCGAAAGTGGCCGTACCACCTCGGCTTGACGATCACGGCCATTGTCATTGCATTCCCGCTGCTATACGCGATCCTGATCGCGACACAGACGAACGCTGAGACCTATTCGTTCCAGTTCACACCCGGTTCGGCGCTTGCGAAGAACTTCGAGGCCGTGTGGGTGAAGAGGAACTTTGGTGGCGCGATGCTTAACTCGCTTCAGCACGCGGTTCTCGTCACAACGGGGAAGACAATCCTGTCGCTGCTCGCAGGTTTGGCATTTGTCTACTTCAAGTTCAGAGGCAAATGGCTGGTGTTTTTCTTCGTGCTGGTGACGTTGACGATGCCGACAGAGGTCATGATCCTGGCGATGTTCCGCCTTGTCGCAGGTTTTGGCTGGCAGGACACCATGGCAGCGCTGACCATCCCATTCCTAGCATCGGCGACTGGCGCCTTTCTGTTTCGACAGCACTTTGCAAACATGCCAACCGAACTGCTTGAGGCGTCGCAAATCGACGGTGCGACTCCACTGCAGTTCCTGCGCAAAGTGCTCATTCCGCTTTCATGGAACGTCATTGCGGCTTTGTTCGTCATCCAGTTCATCTACACATGGAACATGTTCTTGTGGCCGAGTCTTATCATCCGGGATGAGTCGAAGCAGGTCGTTCAGGCTGCGCTGCAGACACTCACAAACATCGACGGCTCACTCAACTTCGGCCCCCTGATGCTGGCCGCGGTGATGGCGTCGATCCCACCCGCGTTTGTGTTCGTTCTGATGCAGAAGCCGTTTATGAGCGGGTTTGCAATCGGCCAGGACAAATAGCGACTCGTCGGATGCGGATCTTCCGCGGCTAAGACGTTCAATTTACACCAACCGACATATCCGATTGAGCCGGCCCGCTGGTTGATACCACGGGAATATTGCTTTAGGCGAACGGGTCCGCTTTTTGGCTGACGCTCGTCGTTGTTGCGGCCGGAGACAACAGCTCGTCCACGGAAGCTGCCAACGAATCTGGAGTCTGCTGAGTCGCTTCTTCCGTCGCATAACGGGGCTGCGATGTGGGCGCTGATGCATCCAGCTCGCTGTCCGTCGCTTCTACCACGTCGTCGGCGTATCTTGCCCGGACTTCGTCGACCCCGGTAACTGCCTCATGACTCTTTGCCAGCTCCTCGATCGCCCGCAACATCGAATCGTCAACCAGTGTTTCGGATGTCGCAGCCGAGGTCTGTGCGTCCCCCTGAAGTTCGGCGAACGGCGAGAGGGTCGGCGCAGGCTCGGGCATGGAGTCCGACTCCGATTCTTCGATAGCTGTCGGGTCCGTTGGCTGTTGACGAGACGCGTCACCGGCGTCCTCTTCTGGTGCATCGAAATCGAGTTTCGGGCTTGGACTGTCGCCACCCTGAATCGCGTCAAGCATTGAAGCCCACTCGTGATCGGTCGAGCAGTTCGTGCAGTACGCACTGTCGGCCCTACGGGTGCTTCCTTCACCACCACACGTCACACAGATCATCGTCGAAGGCCTCCATAAAACAACATCCTCGTGTTGCAGGTATCGGCGAAACAACCGAAGCGCTTGAGTGCCATACGGGGTCCATATTCGACCACCACGTCCGGTCTGGTCACCCACCGGACCCGGCCGCCATATCGGCTATGTGCCAACCAAACAGCAACCGGGTGGACGTCGCGCTGACGACCCTTGATCGAATTCGGCTTCTAGCTAGAGGTTTGTTCATCGAGGAGGACCGCGATGTCGATTACTTGAACATCTTCGTGCCCGAGTTCTTTGACTCCGTCGTCAAGCATCACAAAGCAGAATGGGCAGCCGGTTGCGATGACGTCGGCACCGGTCGCGACAGCCTCTTCGGTGCGCTCGATGTTGACCTTCTTGCCGGTCTGCTCCTCCATCCACATACGGCCACCACCAGCGCCACAACAGAACGAGTTCGTACCGTTGCGCTCCATCTCAACACGACCGCCAACGATGTCCACTAGACCGCGCGGGGCTGTATAGATGTCGTTGTGTCTGCCGAGGTAACACGGGTCGTGGTAGGTGATCGTTCTCGACGAGTCGTGTTTTGGTGTCAGAACCCCTTCGTCAACGAGCCTCATCAGCAACTCGGAGTGGTGAATCACTTCGTACTCGCCACCGAACTGCGGGTATTCGTTCTTGAGGGTGTTGAAACAATGGGGGCATTGTGTGATGAGCTTGGTGATCCCGAGGTCGTTCAAAGTCTCGATGTTTTGCAGCGCAAGGCCCTGAAACACGTATTCGTTTCCGGTTCGTCGAGCTGGATCACCGGTACATAGTTCGCGTGGGCCGAGGATCGCGAAGTCGATTCCTGCACGGTGCATCAGTTTTGCTGTCGAGATTGTGGTCTTGCGGTTGCGATCATCGAAGCTGCCCGCACAGCCCACCCAATACAGATACTCTGCCTCGACGCCAGGATCGCCGAGCACCTTTACCTCGAAGTCGAGTTCGTCCGTCCAGTCCCCTCGCGTGGCCTGACTCATTCCGTAGACGTTCGACTGGTTCTCAAGGCTGATGTAGGCCTTGCCCAATTCGGATGGGAAATCTGCCTCCATCAGCGATAGGTATCGGCGCATGTCGAGAATCTTGTCAACAATTTCAATGTTGACCGGACACACCTCATCGCAGGCACGACACGTCGTACACGCCCACAGTTCTTCCG
Coding sequences within it:
- a CDS encoding carbohydrate ABC transporter permease; this translates as MQGLASGVQTKTLFRGRKWPYHLGLTITAIVIAFPLLYAILIATQTNAETYSFQFTPGSALAKNFEAVWVKRNFGGAMLNSLQHAVLVTTGKTILSLLAGLAFVYFKFRGKWLVFFFVLVTLTMPTEVMILAMFRLVAGFGWQDTMAALTIPFLASATGAFLFRQHFANMPTELLEASQIDGATPLQFLRKVLIPLSWNVIAALFVIQFIYTWNMFLWPSLIIRDESKQVVQAALQTLTNIDGSLNFGPLMLAAVMASIPPAFVFVLMQKPFMSGFAIGQDK